In Eubalaena glacialis isolate mEubGla1 chromosome 3, mEubGla1.1.hap2.+ XY, whole genome shotgun sequence, the following are encoded in one genomic region:
- the GPR25 gene encoding probable G-protein coupled receptor 25, with protein sequence MRPTEPWSPSPGTASWDYSGSGAPEELELEQELCEARDLPYGYAYIPALYLAAFAVGLPGNAFVLWLLVGRRGPRRLVDTFVQHLAAADLGFVLTLPLWAAAAARGGLWPFGEGLCKLSSFAMAGTRCAGALLLAGLSVDRYLAVGRPLAARARRTRRCALAACGGVWAAALAAGLPSLAFRRLRPLPGGRGSQCAEEPSDAFQGLGLLLLLLTLALPLAVTVVCYCRVSRRLRGPAHLGRARSRSLRIIFAVEGAFVGSWLPFCALRAVFHLASLRALPLPCRLLLALRWGLSVATCLAFVNSCANPLIYLLLDRSFRAQLRRRGACWRSERAARGGGSASSLSQDYGSPFRSPARSAGRAQTTNASSAVGP encoded by the coding sequence ATGCGCCCCACCGAGCCGTGGAGCCCCAGCCCGGGGACGGCGTCCTGGGACTACTCAGGGTCGGGCGCCCCggaggagctggagctggagcaggaGCTGTGCGAGGCCCGGGACCTGCCCTACGGCTACGCTTACATCCCCGCGCTCTACCTGGCGGCCTTCGCCGTAGGCCTGCCGGGCAACGCCTTCGTGCTGTGGCTGCTGGTCGGGCGGCGCGGCCCACGGCGGCTCGTGGACACCTTCGTGCAGCACCTGGCGGCCGCCGACCTGGGCTTCGTGCTCACGCTGCCGCTGTGggccgcggcggcggcgcggggtgGCCTCTGGCCCTTCGGCGAGGGCCTGTGCAAGCTCAGCAGCTTCGCCATGGCCGGCACGCGCTGCGCGGGCGCCCTGCTGCTCGCCGGCCTCAGCGTGGACCGCTACCTGGCCGTGGGCCGCCCGCTGGCCGCGCGCGCCCGCCGCACCCGGCGCTGCGCGCTGGCCGCGTGCGGGGGCGTGTGGGCCGCGGCGCTGGCGGCCGGCCTGCCCTCGCTGGCCTTCCGCCGCCTGCGGCCGCTCCCCGGGGGCCGCGGCAGCCAGTGCGCCGAGGAGCCGTCCGACGCCTTCCAGGGCCTgggcctgctgctgctgctgctgacgcTGGCGCTGCCCCTGGCCGTCACCGTCGTCTGCTACTGCCGCGTGTCGCGCCGCCTGCGCGGGCCGGCGCACCTGGGCCGCGCCCGGAGCCGCTCGCTGCGCATCATCTTCGCCGTCGAGGGCGCCTTCGTGGGCTCCTGGCTGCCCTTCTGCGCGCTGCGCGCCGTCTTCCACCTGGCGAGCCTGCGCGCGCTGCCGCTGCCCTGCCGCCTGCTGCTGGCGCTGCGCTGGGGCCTCTCGGTCGCCACCTGCCTGGCCTTCGTCAACAGCTGCGCCAACCCGCTCATCTACCTGCTGCTCGACCGCTCGTTCCGCGCGCAGCTGCGGCGGCGCGGGGCCTGCTGGCGCTCAGAGCGCGCGGCGCGCGGGGGCGGCTCGGCGTCCTCGCTCTCCCAGGACTACGGCTCCCCGTTCCGGAGCCCGGCCCGCAGTGCGGGCCGAGCCCAGACGACGAACGCCTCCTCGGCCGTGGGCCCATAG